A region from the Microcella frigidaquae genome encodes:
- a CDS encoding L-ribulose-5-phosphate 4-epimerase, which yields MTAFSPETQVAIARVRDEVAALHAELVRSGLVVWTGGNVSGRVPGADLFVIKPSGVSYDDLDASSMILCTLDGEVVPNTPGSDRSPSSDTAAHAYVYREMPEVGGVVHTHSTYATAWAARAEAIPCVLTAMADEFGGEIPVGPFAIIGDDSIGRGIVDTLRGHRSRAVLMRNHGPFTIGRDARDAVKAAVMLEDVARTVHIARQLGDPLPIEPAAIDALFDRYQNVYGQPTSAGAAR from the coding sequence ATGACCGCGTTCAGCCCCGAGACCCAGGTGGCGATCGCGCGCGTGCGTGACGAGGTGGCGGCCCTCCACGCCGAGCTCGTGCGCTCCGGCCTCGTCGTCTGGACCGGCGGCAACGTCTCCGGTCGGGTGCCGGGTGCCGACCTCTTCGTCATCAAGCCCAGCGGGGTCTCGTACGACGACCTCGACGCCTCGAGCATGATCCTGTGCACGCTCGACGGCGAGGTCGTGCCCAACACCCCCGGCAGCGACCGCAGTCCCTCGAGCGACACCGCGGCGCACGCGTACGTCTACCGCGAGATGCCCGAGGTCGGGGGCGTCGTGCACACCCACTCGACCTACGCCACGGCGTGGGCCGCTCGCGCCGAGGCGATCCCCTGCGTGCTCACGGCGATGGCCGACGAGTTCGGCGGCGAGATCCCCGTCGGGCCGTTCGCGATCATCGGCGACGACTCGATCGGCCGCGGCATCGTCGACACCCTGCGCGGGCACCGATCGCGCGCGGTGCTCATGCGCAACCACGGCCCCTTCACCATCGGGCGCGACGCCCGTGATGCCGTCAAGGCGGCCGTGATGCTCGAGGATGTCGCGCGCACCGTGCACATCGCACGCCAGCTCGGCGACCCGCTGCCGATCGAGCCCGCCGCGATCGACGCGCTGTTCGACCGCTACCAGAACGTCTACGGCCAGCCCACGAGCGCGGGGGCAGCACGATGA
- the araA gene encoding L-arabinose isomerase: MVPDLSTLEVWFLTGSQNLYGDETLRQVAEQSQQVVAGLQAAASIPVSIVWKPTLVDSASIKRVMQEANAAENVIGVIAWMHTFSPAKMWIAGLDALQKPLLHLHTQANVALPWSEIDFDFMNLNQAAHGDREFGYIVSRLGVARTTVVGHVSNPAVTDRVGTWARAAAGRHATQNLKLARFGDNMRYVAVTEGDKTEAELRFGVQVNTWGVTELADAVHAVADADIDTLVEEYLDRYDVAPELHPGADRHESLRYGAAIELGLRGFLEGGGFSAFTTSFEDLGALRQLPGLAVQRLMADGYGFGAEGDWKTAVLVRAAAVMGAGLPGGASLMEDYTYHLEPGKELILGAHMLEVSPSLTSQRARLEVHPLGIGGKEDPVRLVFTADPGPALVVALSDLRDRFRLVANVVENVALPEPMPKLPVGHAVWKPAPDFTTSAAAWLTAGAAHHTVMTTQVGVEVVRDFAQMTGVELLVIDETTSLEGFARDVRTNAAYYRLAQSL, from the coding sequence ATCGTCCCCGACCTGTCGACCCTCGAGGTCTGGTTCCTCACCGGTAGCCAGAACCTCTACGGCGACGAGACCCTGCGGCAGGTCGCCGAGCAGTCGCAGCAGGTCGTCGCGGGGCTGCAGGCCGCGGCCAGCATCCCGGTCTCGATCGTCTGGAAGCCCACGCTCGTCGACAGCGCCAGCATCAAGCGGGTCATGCAGGAGGCGAACGCCGCCGAGAACGTCATCGGCGTGATCGCGTGGATGCACACCTTCAGCCCGGCCAAGATGTGGATCGCCGGCCTCGACGCGCTGCAGAAGCCGCTGCTGCACCTGCACACCCAGGCCAACGTCGCGCTGCCATGGTCGGAGATCGACTTCGACTTCATGAACCTCAACCAGGCCGCGCACGGCGACCGCGAGTTCGGCTACATCGTGTCGCGCCTCGGCGTGGCCCGCACCACCGTGGTCGGCCACGTGTCGAACCCCGCGGTCACCGACCGCGTCGGAACGTGGGCGCGCGCCGCCGCCGGTCGGCACGCGACGCAGAACCTCAAGCTCGCCCGTTTCGGCGACAACATGCGCTACGTCGCGGTCACCGAGGGCGACAAGACCGAGGCCGAGCTGCGGTTCGGCGTGCAGGTGAACACCTGGGGCGTCACCGAGCTGGCCGACGCGGTGCACGCCGTCGCCGATGCCGACATCGACACCCTCGTCGAGGAGTACCTGGACCGCTACGACGTGGCCCCCGAGCTGCACCCGGGGGCCGACCGGCACGAGTCGCTGCGCTACGGTGCGGCGATCGAGCTGGGGCTGCGCGGGTTCCTCGAAGGCGGCGGATTCTCCGCCTTCACCACGTCCTTCGAAGACCTCGGCGCGCTGCGCCAGCTGCCGGGTCTCGCCGTGCAGCGGCTGATGGCCGACGGCTACGGATTCGGAGCCGAGGGCGACTGGAAGACCGCGGTGCTCGTCCGCGCCGCGGCGGTCATGGGCGCCGGGCTGCCCGGTGGCGCCTCGCTGATGGAGGACTACACGTACCACCTCGAGCCGGGCAAGGAGCTCATCCTCGGCGCCCACATGCTCGAGGTCAGCCCCTCGCTGACGAGCCAGCGCGCGCGCCTCGAGGTGCACCCCCTCGGCATCGGCGGCAAGGAGGACCCGGTGCGCCTGGTGTTCACGGCCGACCCCGGCCCCGCGCTCGTGGTCGCCCTGAGCGACCTGCGCGACCGCTTCCGTCTCGTGGCGAACGTCGTCGAGAACGTCGCGCTGCCCGAGCCCATGCCGAAGCTTCCCGTCGGCCACGCGGTGTGGAAGCCCGCGCCCGACTTCACGACCTCCGCCGCAGCCTGGCTGACGGCTGGAGCCGCCCACCACACCGTCATGACCACTCAGGTCGGCGTCGAGGTCGTCCGCGACTTCGCGCAGATGACTGGCGTCGAGCTGCTGGTGATCGATGAGACCACCTCGCTCGAGGGTTTCGCGCGCGACGTGCGCACGAACGCCGCGTACTACCGATTGGCGCAGTCGCTATGA
- the mmsA gene encoding multiple monosaccharide ABC transporter ATP-binding protein: MTQNILEMRSITKTFPGVKALSDVTLEVARGEVHAICGENGAGKSTLMKVLSGVYPHGSYDGDIVFENETVEFKDIRDSEAKGIVIIHQELALSPYLSIAENIFLNNEVKGPLGLIDWNKTNLEAKKLLARVGLDEDPVTRILDIGVGKQQLVEIAKALSKEVKLLILDEPTAALNDADSDHLLDLILHLKEQGITSIIISHKLNEIKKIADSVTVIRDGKTIETIRRADVSEDRIIKGMVGRDLENRYPDHTPHIGEEVLRVEGWTAHHPQDVSRVIVDSVDLTVHAGEIVGIAGLMGAGRTEFAMSLFGHSYGSRISGKVYKRGVEIKTRSVDEAIRNGIAYATEDRKMYGLNLIEDIKRNISMASLRKLVRGGLVNDNEEYKVANEYRQSMNIKSPTVLAKTGQLSGGNQQKVVLSKWIYSDPEVLILDEPTRGIDVGAKYEIYTIINRLASEGKAIIVISSELPELLGICDRIYALSEGRITGQMPVSDATPEALLKLMTLEKQR; this comes from the coding sequence GTGACCCAGAACATCCTCGAGATGCGGTCGATCACGAAGACCTTCCCGGGTGTCAAGGCGCTCTCCGACGTCACCCTCGAGGTGGCGCGCGGCGAGGTGCACGCCATCTGCGGTGAGAACGGCGCCGGCAAGTCGACCCTGATGAAGGTTCTGTCGGGCGTCTACCCGCACGGCAGCTACGACGGCGACATCGTCTTCGAGAACGAGACCGTCGAGTTCAAGGACATCCGCGACAGCGAGGCCAAGGGCATCGTCATCATCCACCAGGAGCTCGCGCTGAGCCCCTACCTCTCGATCGCCGAGAACATCTTCCTCAACAACGAGGTGAAGGGGCCGCTCGGCCTCATCGACTGGAACAAGACGAACCTCGAGGCCAAGAAGCTGCTCGCGCGGGTGGGGCTCGACGAGGACCCCGTCACCCGGATCCTCGACATCGGCGTCGGCAAGCAGCAGCTCGTCGAGATCGCGAAGGCGCTGTCGAAGGAGGTCAAGCTCCTCATCCTCGACGAGCCGACCGCCGCGCTCAACGACGCCGACTCCGACCACCTGCTCGACCTGATCCTGCACCTGAAGGAGCAGGGCATCACGTCGATCATCATCAGCCACAAGCTCAACGAGATCAAGAAGATCGCCGACTCGGTGACGGTCATCCGCGACGGCAAGACGATCGAGACGATCCGTCGCGCCGATGTCTCGGAGGACCGCATCATCAAGGGCATGGTCGGTCGCGATCTCGAGAACCGCTACCCCGACCACACGCCGCACATCGGCGAGGAGGTGCTGCGGGTCGAGGGCTGGACGGCGCACCACCCGCAGGATGTCTCGCGGGTCATCGTCGACAGCGTCGACCTGACCGTGCACGCGGGCGAGATCGTCGGCATCGCCGGCCTCATGGGGGCCGGCCGCACCGAGTTCGCGATGAGCCTGTTCGGCCACAGCTACGGCAGCCGCATCTCGGGCAAGGTCTACAAGCGCGGCGTCGAGATCAAGACGCGCTCCGTCGACGAGGCGATCCGCAACGGCATCGCCTACGCGACGGAGGACCGCAAGATGTACGGGCTCAACCTCATCGAGGACATCAAGCGCAACATCTCGATGGCCTCGCTGCGGAAGCTCGTGCGCGGCGGACTCGTGAACGACAACGAGGAGTACAAGGTCGCCAACGAGTACCGCCAGAGCATGAACATCAAGAGCCCGACGGTGCTGGCCAAGACCGGCCAGCTCTCCGGCGGGAACCAGCAGAAGGTCGTGCTCTCGAAGTGGATCTACTCCGACCCGGAGGTGCTCATCCTCGATGAGCCCACTCGCGGCATCGACGTCGGAGCCAAGTACGAGATCTACACGATCATCAACCGCCTCGCGAGCGAGGGGAAGGCG
- a CDS encoding FGGY-family carbohydrate kinase has translation MSAAVIAEGRAVLGIELGSTRIKACLIDPADSTVLAVGAHEWQNELVDGYWSYALEAVHAGLQAAYAALAADAAARHGAAPARLAAIGVSAMMHGHLAFDETGDLLVPFRTWRNTTTGAAAAALTELFGTAIPQRWSIAHLHQAVIDDEPHVGRVHRITTLAGYVHELIGGDRVLGVGDASGMFPLAADGAGYDAALLARYDALAGSALAGPLAGMLPAVLPAGAAAGTLSAEGAALLDPSGTLQPGALLCPPEGDAGTGMVATNAIAPRTGNVSVGTSIFAMVVLERALQGIHPEIDLVATPAGHPVAMVHANNGTSELAAWVGVLRRVAEIAGAPLDADAAYRLLLDEAMTAGADADGVVAYPLEAGEPVLGLDAGRPMVLRGSESALTLAALVRAQLLSVFATLAVGMRVLHAEGVQVDRLQAHGGLFRTEGVAQRTLAAALDAPVGVAGAAAEGGAWGMALLAAFAAGGGTVGGRDLAAHLDTTVFAGVATSVVAPDPADRDGFAVYLDRFESGLAVQRAALAALPTGALS, from the coding sequence ATGAGCGCCGCGGTGATCGCCGAGGGCCGTGCGGTGCTGGGCATCGAGCTCGGCTCGACCCGCATCAAGGCCTGCCTCATCGACCCGGCCGACAGCACCGTGCTCGCCGTGGGCGCGCACGAGTGGCAGAACGAGCTCGTCGACGGGTACTGGAGCTACGCGCTCGAGGCCGTGCACGCGGGACTCCAGGCCGCGTACGCCGCGCTCGCGGCCGACGCCGCGGCGCGGCACGGTGCCGCGCCCGCCCGCCTCGCGGCGATCGGCGTCTCGGCGATGATGCACGGCCACCTCGCATTCGACGAGACCGGCGACCTGCTCGTGCCCTTCCGCACGTGGCGCAACACCACGACCGGCGCGGCCGCGGCCGCTCTCACCGAGCTCTTCGGCACGGCCATCCCGCAGCGCTGGTCGATCGCGCACCTGCACCAGGCGGTCATCGACGACGAGCCGCACGTCGGCCGCGTGCACCGCATCACGACTCTCGCCGGCTACGTGCACGAGCTGATCGGCGGCGACCGCGTGCTCGGCGTCGGCGACGCCTCGGGCATGTTCCCGCTCGCGGCCGACGGCGCGGGGTACGACGCCGCACTGCTGGCCCGCTACGACGCCCTCGCCGGTTCGGCTCTCGCGGGGCCCCTCGCCGGGATGCTCCCGGCCGTGCTGCCCGCCGGTGCCGCCGCTGGCACGCTCAGCGCCGAGGGCGCCGCCCTGCTCGACCCGAGCGGAACGCTGCAGCCCGGCGCCCTGCTGTGCCCGCCCGAGGGCGACGCCGGCACCGGCATGGTCGCGACCAACGCGATCGCCCCGCGCACCGGAAACGTGAGCGTCGGCACGAGCATCTTCGCGATGGTCGTGCTCGAGCGCGCCCTGCAGGGCATCCACCCCGAGATCGACCTCGTCGCCACGCCGGCCGGCCACCCGGTCGCGATGGTGCACGCCAACAACGGCACGAGTGAGCTCGCCGCCTGGGTCGGGGTGCTCCGCCGCGTCGCCGAGATCGCCGGTGCCCCGCTCGACGCCGACGCCGCCTACCGACTGCTGCTCGACGAGGCCATGACGGCCGGTGCCGACGCCGACGGTGTCGTGGCCTACCCGCTCGAGGCGGGCGAGCCGGTTCTCGGGCTCGACGCCGGTCGGCCCATGGTCCTCCGCGGCAGTGAGAGCGCTCTGACTCTGGCGGCCCTGGTGCGCGCGCAGCTGCTCAGTGTCTTCGCGACCCTTGCGGTCGGGATGCGCGTGCTGCACGCCGAAGGTGTGCAGGTCGACCGCCTCCAGGCGCACGGCGGTCTGTTCCGCACCGAGGGTGTCGCACAGCGCACGCTCGCCGCCGCCCTCGACGCGCCTGTCGGCGTTGCGGGCGCCGCCGCCGAGGGCGGAGCCTGGGGCATGGCCCTGCTCGCCGCCTTCGCTGCCGGCGGCGGCACGGTCGGGGGGCGCGACCTTGCCGCCCACCTCGACACCACCGTCTTCGCGGGCGTCGCGACGAGCGTCGTCGCCCCCGACCCCGCTGACCGCGACGGCTTCGCCGTCTACCTCGACCGCTTCGAGAGCGGACTCGCCGTCCAGCGCGCCGCTCTCGCCGCCCTACCCACCGGAGCCCTCTCGTGA
- the chvE gene encoding multiple monosaccharide ABC transporter substrate-binding protein, with amino-acid sequence MKKNLLLSAVAIGAMTFGLAACSAPAAEGEGEGGGLIGVAMPTRSSERWIADGDALVAELEAAGYTVDLQFAEDDIPTQVSQVENMITKGAEALIIAAIDGTTLTEVLQTAADSDIPVIAYDRLIRDSENVNYYATFDNFLVGQQQAWTLLNGLGLTDLEGNALPDAPAGPFNIELFAGSLDDNNAFFFFDGAMDVLQPLIDDGTLVVKSGQTDIEQAATLRWDGEVAQSRMEDLLTAHYSDGSKVNAVLSPYDGLSRGIISALTDAGYAVGVDFPIISGQDAEVDSVKAILSGEQYATIFKDTRELAKVAAGMAVALLEGGEPEINNTTTYDNGVLVVPSFLLGPVPVVADNVQEALVDTGYWTAEELGL; translated from the coding sequence GTGAAGAAGAACCTTCTTCTCTCCGCCGTGGCCATCGGCGCGATGACCTTCGGTCTCGCCGCCTGCTCGGCCCCGGCTGCCGAGGGCGAGGGCGAGGGCGGCGGCCTCATCGGCGTCGCCATGCCCACCCGCTCGTCGGAGCGCTGGATCGCGGACGGCGACGCCCTCGTGGCCGAGCTCGAGGCGGCTGGCTACACCGTCGACCTGCAGTTCGCTGAGGACGACATCCCCACCCAGGTCTCGCAGGTCGAGAACATGATCACCAAGGGCGCTGAGGCCCTGATCATCGCCGCGATCGACGGCACCACCCTCACCGAGGTGCTGCAGACCGCTGCCGACAGCGACATCCCGGTCATCGCCTACGACCGTCTGATCCGCGACTCGGAGAACGTCAACTACTACGCGACGTTCGACAACTTCCTCGTGGGCCAGCAGCAGGCCTGGACCCTGCTGAACGGCCTCGGCCTGACCGACCTCGAGGGCAACGCGCTCCCCGACGCTCCGGCCGGTCCGTTCAACATCGAGCTGTTCGCCGGCTCGCTCGACGACAACAACGCCTTCTTCTTCTTCGACGGCGCGATGGACGTGCTCCAGCCGCTGATCGATGACGGCACGCTCGTCGTGAAGTCGGGTCAGACCGACATCGAGCAGGCCGCCACGCTGCGCTGGGACGGCGAGGTCGCCCAGAGCCGCATGGAGGACCTCCTCACGGCGCACTACTCGGACGGCTCGAAGGTCAACGCCGTGCTGTCGCCCTACGACGGTCTGAGCCGTGGCATCATCTCGGCCCTCACCGACGCGGGCTACGCCGTGGGCGTCGACTTCCCGATCATCTCGGGTCAGGACGCTGAGGTCGACTCGGTCAAGGCGATCCTCTCGGGTGAGCAGTACGCGACGATCTTCAAGGACACCCGCGAGCTCGCGAAGGTCGCGGCCGGCATGGCCGTCGCCCTGCTCGAGGGCGGCGAGCCGGAGATCAACAACACCACCACCTACGACAACGGCGTCCTCGTCGTTCCGTCGTTCCTGCTCGGCCCGGTGCCGGTTGTCGCTGACAACGTGCAGGAGGCGCTGGTCGACACCGGTTACTGGACGGCTGAGGAGCTCGGCCTCTAA
- a CDS encoding LacI family DNA-binding transcriptional regulator, with product MTTEAERPIEPDRVRAPNIRDVARVAGVSYQTVSRVLNDSPNIRPETLQRVRDAIDELGYRPNQAARALVTSRSRTIGVLAAQTVHYGPATSIQAIETAAREAGYRLSITNISSSEYASIKSGLDYLMSQAVEALIVIAPQVRVFEAIHDLQVGVPFVTLEATGLSSDHSLWVDQVQGARMATRHLIELGHTEIMHISGPQDWIEAEARMQGFLRELGDADLRTRAPILGDWTASFGYYAGLELLRYRDFTAVFAGNDQMALGFMHACREMGLSVPGDISIVGFDDVPEAAHFAPPLTTVRQNFAEIGRRAIALLLGELRGETDLSHDPVQPELIIRESTARASRLG from the coding sequence ATGACCACCGAAGCCGAGCGGCCGATCGAACCCGATCGCGTGCGCGCGCCGAACATCCGCGATGTCGCGCGGGTGGCGGGGGTCTCGTACCAGACGGTCTCGCGGGTTCTCAATGACAGCCCGAACATCCGGCCCGAGACGCTGCAGCGCGTGCGCGACGCGATCGACGAGCTCGGCTACCGCCCCAACCAGGCGGCGCGGGCGCTCGTCACGAGCCGATCGCGCACGATCGGGGTGCTCGCGGCGCAGACCGTGCACTACGGCCCGGCAACAAGCATCCAGGCGATCGAGACCGCGGCGCGCGAGGCCGGCTACCGGCTGTCGATCACGAACATCTCGTCGAGCGAGTACGCCTCGATCAAGAGCGGGCTCGACTACCTGATGAGTCAGGCCGTCGAGGCTCTCATCGTCATCGCGCCGCAGGTGCGGGTGTTCGAGGCCATCCACGACCTGCAGGTCGGCGTGCCGTTCGTCACGCTCGAGGCGACCGGCCTGAGCTCCGACCACTCGCTCTGGGTCGACCAGGTGCAGGGCGCCCGCATGGCGACGCGGCACCTCATCGAGCTGGGCCACACCGAGATCATGCACATCTCGGGCCCGCAGGACTGGATCGAGGCCGAGGCCCGCATGCAGGGCTTCCTGCGCGAGCTCGGCGATGCCGACCTGCGCACCCGCGCGCCGATCCTCGGCGACTGGACGGCCTCGTTCGGCTACTACGCGGGGCTCGAGCTGCTGCGCTACCGCGACTTCACGGCGGTCTTCGCCGGCAACGACCAGATGGCCCTGGGCTTCATGCACGCCTGCCGCGAGATGGGCCTCTCGGTGCCGGGCGACATCTCGATCGTCGGCTTCGACGATGTTCCCGAGGCGGCGCACTTCGCTCCGCCGCTCACGACCGTGCGGCAGAACTTCGCCGAGATCGGTCGCCGCGCGATCGCGCTGCTGCTCGGCGAGCTGCGGGGCGAGACCGACCTGAGCCACGACCCGGTGCAGCCCGAGCTGATCATCCGGGAATCGACGGCCCGGGCATCCCGTCTGGGCTGA
- a CDS encoding cystathionine gamma-synthase, whose amino-acid sequence MTEHDPHILQGFATRAIHAGQEFDPTTGAVTPPVYLTSTFVQRSIGDLRGGYEYARGGNPTRDALQTQLASLESGARAFSFASGLAAEDALLRAVLRPGDHVLMGNDVYGGTHRLVRRIFGPWQVELTTVELGDLAVAREALERLRPRVLWLETPSNPLMKVTDITALAELAHAVGALVVVDNTFATPYLQQPLVLGADVVVHSTTKYLGGHSDVLGGAVVTNDLELAEQVQFHQFAAGAVSGPMDAWLTSRGIKTLAVRMERHSANAQAIAEALQGHPAVTRVYYPGLPEHPDHALAARQMRLFGGMLSLELAGGDAAARAFAESLRVFQLAESLGGVESLVNYPSEMTHASVRGTELEVSDAIVRLSVGIEDAADLVADVEQGLAAL is encoded by the coding sequence ATGACCGAGCACGACCCGCACATCCTGCAGGGCTTCGCCACGCGCGCGATCCACGCCGGGCAAGAGTTCGATCCCACGACGGGAGCGGTCACGCCGCCCGTCTACCTGACGTCGACCTTCGTGCAGCGCTCGATCGGCGATCTGCGCGGCGGCTACGAGTACGCCCGCGGCGGCAACCCCACGCGCGACGCGCTGCAGACCCAGCTCGCCTCACTCGAGTCGGGCGCCCGTGCCTTCAGCTTCGCGTCGGGCCTCGCGGCGGAAGACGCCCTGCTGCGCGCGGTGCTGCGCCCCGGCGACCACGTGCTCATGGGCAACGACGTCTACGGGGGCACACACCGCCTCGTGCGGCGCATCTTCGGGCCCTGGCAGGTCGAGCTGACCACGGTCGAGCTCGGCGACCTCGCGGTCGCCCGCGAGGCCCTCGAGCGGCTGCGGCCGCGCGTGCTGTGGCTCGAGACCCCGAGCAACCCGCTTATGAAGGTCACCGACATCACGGCGCTCGCCGAGCTCGCGCACGCGGTCGGCGCGCTCGTCGTCGTCGACAACACCTTCGCCACGCCCTACCTGCAGCAGCCGCTCGTGCTCGGCGCCGATGTCGTCGTGCACTCGACGACCAAGTACCTCGGCGGGCATTCCGACGTGCTGGGCGGCGCGGTTGTCACGAACGACCTCGAGCTGGCCGAGCAGGTGCAGTTTCACCAGTTCGCGGCGGGCGCGGTCTCCGGCCCCATGGATGCGTGGCTCACCTCGCGCGGCATCAAGACGCTGGCCGTGCGCATGGAGCGCCACTCGGCCAATGCTCAGGCCATCGCGGAGGCCCTGCAGGGGCATCCCGCCGTCACCCGGGTCTACTACCCGGGACTGCCCGAGCACCCTGACCATGCCCTGGCCGCGCGGCAGATGCGCCTGTTCGGCGGGATGCTCTCGCTCGAGCTCGCCGGCGGCGACGCGGCCGCGCGCGCGTTCGCCGAGAGCCTGCGCGTCTTCCAGCTGGCCGAGTCGCTCGGTGGTGTCGAGTCGCTCGTCAACTACCCGAGCGAGATGACGCACGCCTCGGTGCGGGGCACCGAGCTCGAGGTGAGCGACGCGATCGTGCGGCTCTCGGTGGGTATCGAAGACGCGGCCGATCTCGTGGCCGACGTCGAGCAGGGGCTCGCGGCGCTGTAG